Genomic DNA from Sporomusaceae bacterium FL31:
TACAGCATGAAAGTCAATAGTGTACTGACCGCTAACTTGCGTACCCTGTATTTGCGGGAAATTTCCGCCGCTGCCGAGAATGCCATTACCGAGATTGAAAGCCATGGCGAGAATCTGATCAACCTGCACATTCGCCAATTGAATACCGATCAAGTCAGCCATGCCGTCAATGTATGCTTGCTCTCTTTGGTTACCGGCATCTACCTGAAGCTCCCTCGGCCGCTGCTTCGCGAGCTCACCGTCGGTGCCTTACTGCACGATATTGGCAAATCAGTTAATTCTGTAATTTTTGCAGCGACTCGGCCAACAGCCCATCCCATGAGCGGGCATGACTTGCTGGCCAAGGCCGGGCAAAGTTATGGCGTCTGCCGAATTGCCGCTGAACACCACGAAAACTTCGATGGAACAGGCTTCCCCGCTGGCTTGACCGGAAAAGCCATTCACCCGCTGGCGCGAATTGTCAGTGTGGCCAATTATTATGATATTGCCTTGCAGCAAACATTATTGACTGACTTAACGCGTCAGGATGTTGTTGAAGCTATGATGGGTAAAGGGAATACCACCTTTGATTTAAATATATTGCGGGCATTTTTTCATAGCATTGCGCTGTATCCGGTTGGCAGTGTCGTTCGCTTAAGCACTGGACAAACCGGCCATGTCATAAAAAATCATGCCCACTATCCCCTGCGCCCCTTGGTCAGAACGATGACTGAAGCGGGATCTGTTGACATTAACTTGCTTCATAAACCCGCAACCACCATTATTGAGCTCATTAAAGAATAGCCACCCGGCTATTCTTTAATTTTTCGCTAATTACACTGCCGCGTCAAAAAAGCCTCGCAGGATAAATCCAGCCAGTCACCGAACTTTAGTGAAAACATTTTATATTGAGGCGATTTTATGTTATCTTCCGGTTATCTTAAAGTGATTTTGTCCATGCTAATTTGGGGCAGTGTCGGAGTTTTTGTCCGAATAGCCGACCAAAGCGCACCTGTCATTGTCTTTTTCCGAGTAGCGACCGGGGCTCTTGCTATTGGCCTGTATTTATTGCTGAAGCAGCAGCCAATTCAGATAAAAGGCCGGCTCAAGCTGGCACTGTTAAGCGGCGTTGCTTTATCATTAAACTGGCTGTTCTTTTTCAAAGCCATCCAAACCACCACCATTGGCAACGCTGTACTCACCTATTATTTATCACCTTTATTTGCAATTATCTGGGCGAACTTCTTTTTAAAAGAGCATTTAGAACGCCGTGCTTTGTTTGCCTTAGCATTAGCTGGCCTAGGCATTTTTTTTATGCTCTCCAGTTACGAATTTTCACTGACTAGTAATGACTTCCTCGGCATCTTATTTGGCTTAACCGGAGCATTATTTTATTCTTCTCTGGTTGTTATGGTCAAAGCCATGGGTGAAGTGGATACCAATAGTCTGGTTTTGGTGCAAATGGGAGTAGCATCACTCATTTTTCTACCCTTTGTATGGTTAGAGCCTCCTGTACTTACCATGACTTCGCTAACGGCCATGCTGACCATGGGTCTGCTTCACTCGGCACTGGCCTTAGGGATTTATTTTAGCGGCTTAAAAACAGTAAAAATTCAACACGCCAGTGTATTATCCTACATCGACCCTGTAAGCTCTTTATGCTTTGCTTACTTATTCTTCGCTGAAATCCCTACCCTGTTTACAGCCATTGGAGGCGGGTTAATTTTGATTGCCAGCTATTTAGTTGTAACAAAGCGCTAACTACAGTGAAGCACGCCGAAATAAAAAATAAGCTCAACAAGTGAGCTTATTGGCTGCTGACTGCCATTTGTTTGAAGCAAACCGCCACCAGACCAAGCTGCTTCGCACAAAAAAATCACTGGCGGTAATAAACCAGGCTGCTGTAATATCATAATGCCAAACACAGATAAACAGATAAATAAGCGGTATCCTGACCAGCCACACTCCGGTTGTGGTCACAACCATAGGCCATTTTGTATCGCCAGCTCCGCGTAAAGCACCGCTAAGCACATAGGTTAACGCAATCGTAACCTGCTCCAGAGCAGCAATCTTGACACAAAGCGTTCCCCAATAAATAACGGCTGGGTCGGTAATAAAAAACTTGGTTAAGGGTTCGGCGAACAAAAAAAACACCGCTCCCATCACTGCCATCCCGGTAAACGTCATGTGAGTGGTCAGCCACACATAGCGAATGGCTCGATGAGGAAGTCGTTTACCCAGATTTTGCCCCATTAAGGTCATTGCGGCAACCGAGAAACCAAAACCAGGCAAAAACGAAATGGATTCAATCTGCATGGCTATTTGATGAGCCGCAAACTGAGCCGCGCCAACTTGTGCCAGCAGCAGCGTAAAAACAATTCGCCCGCCTTGCATCGATAATTGCTCCAGCGCAGCCGGAATACTAATATTCAGGATTCTGCGAATGACGTCAGTACGCACCTTACTGACCGAATCCCAGCTGAGTCCAAGTTTTGCATGACGTTTAAGTACGATGATGGCCAGAATCCCGCCCACCATTTGTCCCAGACTGGTTCCCCACGCAGCACCATAAGCACCGATACCTGGTGAAAACACCCCGAAAATGAGTGAATAACTGACGATCAAGGTAATGGTATTGCTTATAGCGCTAATATAAAAGGCTGTTCGGGTCTGCCCCATTCCCCGCAGCACTGCATTCCCAATGGCTAATAACATTAACAAGGGAATTGACAAAAAATTGATTTGCAGCAATTGTCCAGCCAACTTAGCTACAGCCTGATCTGCCCCGGTTAATAAGAAAAGCTGCGGTGCAGCAAAAAATCCGGCCACGGCAACGATGATTCCAATGATCGTTCCGATCAATAACGCCTGCCCAGCTACCGCCCTTACCTCACGGTAATTGCCTGCCCCCCACTCCCGGGCGATAATGGCTGACGAACCAGTACCAGTTGCAGCAAAAATCATGGCTGTTGAGAACTGCACCAGTGTTGCCA
This window encodes:
- a CDS encoding phosphodiesterase, whose product is MRIANAVPGMILAQDLYDDYDNLLLEKGIALTESYISRLKQLGVRTLWIEDCTAESLKVDAISPALRSELTVYFQALYSMKVNSVLTANLRTLYLREISAAAENAITEIESHGENLINLHIRQLNTDQVSHAVNVCLLSLVTGIYLKLPRPLLRELTVGALLHDIGKSVNSVIFAATRPTAHPMSGHDLLAKAGQSYGVCRIAAEHHENFDGTGFPAGLTGKAIHPLARIVSVANYYDIALQQTLLTDLTRQDVVEAMMGKGNTTFDLNILRAFFHSIALYPVGSVVRLSTGQTGHVIKNHAHYPLRPLVRTMTEAGSVDINLLHKPATTIIELIKE
- a CDS encoding transporter codes for the protein MLSSGYLKVILSMLIWGSVGVFVRIADQSAPVIVFFRVATGALAIGLYLLLKQQPIQIKGRLKLALLSGVALSLNWLFFFKAIQTTTIGNAVLTYYLSPLFAIIWANFFLKEHLERRALFALALAGLGIFFMLSSYEFSLTSNDFLGILFGLTGALFYSSLVVMVKAMGEVDTNSLVLVQMGVASLIFLPFVWLEPPVLTMTSLTAMLTMGLLHSALALGIYFSGLKTVKIQHASVLSYIDPVSSLCFAYLFFAEIPTLFTAIGGGLILIASYLVVTKR
- a CDS encoding MATE family efflux transporter, giving the protein MLSIKRYMQGQILQLAWPVVLEMFWVMVVNLCLTVMVGSFGAIALAAVGLATLVQFSTAMIFAATGTGSSAIIAREWGAGNYREVRAVAGQALLIGTIIGIIVAVAGFFAAPQLFLLTGADQAVAKLAGQLLQINFLSIPLLMLLAIGNAVLRGMGQTRTAFYISAISNTITLIVSYSLIFGVFSPGIGAYGAAWGTSLGQMVGGILAIIVLKRHAKLGLSWDSVSKVRTDVIRRILNISIPAALEQLSMQGGRIVFTLLLAQVGAAQFAAHQIAMQIESISFLPGFGFSVAAMTLMGQNLGKRLPHRAIRYVWLTTHMTFTGMAVMGAVFFLFAEPLTKFFITDPAVIYWGTLCVKIAALEQVTIALTYVLSGALRGAGDTKWPMVVTTTGVWLVRIPLIYLFICVWHYDITAAWFITASDFFVRSSLVWWRFASNKWQSAANKLTC